The following are encoded in a window of Actinomyces oris genomic DNA:
- a CDS encoding ABC transporter ATP-binding protein: MATVTFENATRIYPGNDRPSVDALNLEIADGEFLVLVGPSGCGKSTSLRMLAGLEDVNAGRILIGDRDVTDVQPKDRDIAMVFQNYALYPHMTVHDNMGFALKIAGTPKAEIDKRVREAAKILGLTEYLDRKPKALSGGQRQRVAMGRAIVRKPKVFLMDEPLSNLDAKLRVQTRTQIASLQRSLGVTTVYVTHDQTEALTMGDRIAVLKDGVLQQVGTPREMYDHPANEFVAGFIGSPAMNLGQFTVKGDVATVGAAKIQLSKATLDAITPEDGGKVTIGFRPESLDVVSAQDEHSIPVRLSFVEELGSDAYIYGELVGAEESEAKLGSGEDSSQIIVRVPPRTAPEPGETVYVRIRPGQEHIFSASTGKRLPA, encoded by the coding sequence ATGGCAACTGTGACTTTCGAGAACGCCACACGTATTTACCCGGGCAATGACCGCCCCAGTGTTGACGCTCTCAACCTCGAGATCGCCGATGGCGAGTTCCTCGTGCTCGTTGGCCCCTCCGGCTGCGGTAAGTCCACCTCCCTGCGCATGCTTGCGGGCCTGGAGGACGTCAACGCCGGTCGCATCCTCATCGGTGACCGCGACGTCACCGACGTTCAGCCCAAGGACCGTGACATCGCCATGGTCTTCCAGAACTACGCGCTCTACCCGCACATGACCGTGCACGACAACATGGGCTTCGCCCTCAAGATCGCCGGCACCCCCAAGGCCGAGATCGACAAGCGCGTGCGCGAGGCCGCCAAGATCCTCGGCCTGACCGAGTACCTGGACCGCAAGCCCAAGGCCCTCTCCGGTGGTCAGCGTCAGCGTGTGGCCATGGGCCGCGCCATCGTGCGTAAGCCCAAGGTCTTCCTCATGGACGAGCCGCTGTCCAACCTGGACGCCAAGCTCCGTGTGCAGACCCGCACCCAGATCGCCTCGCTCCAGCGCTCGCTGGGCGTCACCACGGTCTACGTCACCCACGACCAGACCGAGGCCCTCACCATGGGTGACCGCATCGCGGTCCTCAAGGACGGCGTGCTCCAGCAGGTCGGCACCCCGCGCGAGATGTACGACCACCCCGCCAACGAGTTCGTCGCCGGCTTCATCGGCTCGCCGGCCATGAACCTGGGGCAGTTCACGGTCAAGGGGGACGTCGCCACCGTCGGCGCCGCCAAGATCCAGCTGTCCAAGGCGACCCTGGACGCCATCACCCCCGAGGACGGCGGCAAGGTGACCATCGGGTTCCGCCCCGAGTCGCTCGACGTCGTCTCCGCCCAGGACGAGCACTCCATCCCGGTGCGCCTGTCCTTCGTGGAGGAGCTGGGCTCCGACGCCTACATCTACGGTGAGCTCGTCGGCGCCGAGGAGTCCGAGGCCAAGCTCGGCTCCGGTGAGGACTCCAGCCAGATCATCGTGCGCGTGCCTCCGCGTACCGCCCCCGAGCCGGGTGAGACCGTCTACGTGCGGATCCGCCCCGGTCAGGAGCACATCTTCTCCGCCTCCACCGGCAAGCGCCTGCCCGCCTGA
- a CDS encoding DUF4032 domain-containing protein: MSQSMKITAATIDPALLDLPWETPLEEWPTEVLAALPRGLSRHIVRFVNLSERVIAVKEIGESVAHREYELLRDLLRLGAPCVHPTAVITGRTSVTGEELNSVLVTEHLSYSLPYRALFSQYMRPETATRLIDALAVLLVRLHLLGFYWGDVSLSNTLFRRDAGAFAAYLVDAETGELYPEGLTDGKRLYDIDVARTNIIGELMDLQAGALLEPTVDTIEVGDRIVSRYTELWDVLTAKESFSMDERWRLRRRVEKLNEMGYDVAELAMNTDSDGNHITIQPKVVDAGHYHRQVMRLTGLDVQERQGQRMLNDLEAYRAITGRSEDPIELVAHSWLAEVFEPTIHSVPVEMRRKLEPAEIFHEILEHRWYMSEAQDRYVTTQEAVEDYVATVLPQHRDERAYLGVGDTQEMEAIVVDDDTDEPMPEDDAEFAARDEQTLADYTANPFGFTAGMKFKGE; the protein is encoded by the coding sequence ATGTCCCAGTCCATGAAGATCACGGCGGCGACCATTGATCCGGCGCTGCTCGACCTCCCCTGGGAGACGCCGCTTGAGGAGTGGCCCACCGAGGTCCTCGCCGCGCTGCCCCGTGGTCTGTCCCGCCACATCGTGCGCTTCGTCAACCTCTCCGAGCGCGTCATCGCGGTCAAGGAGATCGGCGAGTCCGTGGCCCACCGCGAGTACGAGCTCCTGCGCGACCTGCTGCGCCTGGGGGCGCCCTGCGTGCATCCGACGGCGGTTATCACCGGCCGCACCAGCGTCACCGGTGAGGAGCTCAACTCGGTGCTCGTCACTGAGCATCTGTCCTACTCCCTGCCCTACCGGGCGCTGTTCAGCCAGTACATGCGGCCTGAGACCGCCACCCGACTCATCGACGCGCTCGCCGTGCTGCTGGTGCGCCTGCACCTGCTGGGCTTCTACTGGGGGGACGTGTCCCTGTCCAACACGCTCTTCCGCCGCGACGCCGGGGCCTTCGCCGCCTATCTGGTGGACGCGGAGACCGGGGAGCTGTACCCCGAGGGGCTCACGGACGGCAAGCGCCTCTACGACATCGACGTGGCCCGCACCAACATCATCGGCGAGCTCATGGACCTCCAGGCCGGCGCCCTGCTGGAGCCGACCGTGGACACCATTGAGGTGGGGGACCGGATCGTCAGCCGCTACACCGAGCTGTGGGACGTGCTCACCGCCAAGGAGTCCTTCTCCATGGACGAGCGCTGGCGTCTGCGCCGCCGGGTCGAGAAGCTCAACGAGATGGGCTACGACGTCGCCGAGCTCGCCATGAACACCGACTCCGACGGCAACCACATCACCATTCAGCCCAAGGTTGTCGACGCCGGCCACTACCACCGTCAGGTGATGCGACTGACCGGCCTGGACGTCCAGGAGCGTCAGGGCCAGCGCATGCTCAACGACCTGGAGGCCTATCGGGCCATCACCGGCCGCAGCGAGGACCCCATCGAGCTGGTGGCCCACTCTTGGCTGGCGGAGGTCTTCGAGCCCACCATTCACTCCGTCCCCGTCGAGATGCGCCGCAAGCTGGAGCCCGCGGAGATCTTCCACGAGATTCTCGAGCACCGCTGGTACATGTCCGAGGCCCAGGACCGCTACGTCACCACCCAGGAGGCGGTGGAGGACTATGTGGCCACGGTGCTGCCCCAGCACCGCGATGAGCGGGCCTACCTGGGGGTCGGCGACACCCAGGAGATGGAGGCGATCGTCGTCGACGACGACACCGATGAGCCGATGCCCGAGGACGACGCCGAGTTCGCCGCCCGCGACGAGCAGACCCTGGCCGACTACACTGCCAACCCCTTTGGCTTCACCGCCGGTATGAAGTTCAAGGGGGAGTAA
- the rlmB gene encoding 23S rRNA (guanosine(2251)-2'-O)-methyltransferase RlmB, whose translation MPGNEQYPGAKRRPGSKKGPTKGSGGQRRKGLEGKGPTPRAENRVGHPKARAKARAESRAAQPTRAKQLEKIKRRFDVPEGHEILCGRNAVAEAAYASVPITRVFMAVSSQSDERLGAVVRRAALLGAPVLETTKLDLDALTDSATHQGVAIEVPAYEYTTARDLLERARALGRTPLLVALDQVTDPHNLGAVLRSAGAFGADGVIIPERRSVGVNATVWKVSAGAAARVRVARETNLVRSLEQLKKEGCFVVGLDGSGSTVVEDLTLADSPLVLVTGAEGAGLSRLVRETCDVLASVPISRSVESLNAAVATGISLYEVDRLRRRAAGAGS comes from the coding sequence ATGCCCGGCAACGAGCAGTACCCCGGCGCCAAGCGCCGCCCCGGCTCGAAGAAGGGCCCCACGAAGGGCTCGGGCGGCCAGCGCCGCAAGGGCCTGGAGGGCAAGGGCCCCACCCCGCGCGCGGAGAACCGCGTCGGCCACCCCAAGGCCCGGGCGAAGGCCCGCGCCGAGTCCCGGGCCGCCCAGCCCACTCGCGCCAAGCAGCTGGAGAAGATCAAGCGCCGCTTCGATGTGCCCGAGGGCCACGAGATCCTGTGCGGACGTAACGCTGTGGCCGAGGCCGCCTACGCCTCGGTGCCCATCACCCGGGTCTTCATGGCGGTCTCCTCCCAGTCCGACGAGCGCCTGGGCGCCGTGGTGCGCCGCGCCGCCCTGCTGGGCGCCCCAGTGCTGGAGACCACCAAGCTGGACCTGGACGCCCTGACCGACTCCGCCACCCACCAGGGCGTGGCCATCGAGGTGCCCGCCTACGAGTACACCACCGCCCGCGACCTGCTGGAGCGCGCCCGCGCCCTGGGCCGCACGCCGCTGCTCGTGGCCCTGGACCAGGTGACCGACCCCCACAACCTGGGCGCGGTCCTGCGCAGCGCCGGAGCCTTCGGGGCCGACGGCGTCATCATCCCCGAGCGCCGCTCGGTGGGCGTCAACGCCACCGTGTGGAAGGTGTCGGCCGGCGCCGCCGCCCGAGTGCGCGTGGCCCGCGAGACGAATCTCGTGCGCTCCCTGGAGCAGCTGAAGAAGGAGGGCTGCTTCGTCGTCGGCCTGGATGGCTCGGGCAGCACGGTCGTCGAGGACCTCACCCTGGCCGACTCACCCCTGGTGCTGGTCACCGGCGCGGAGGGCGCGGGCCTGTCCCGCCTGGTGCGCGAGACCTGCGACGTGCTGGCCTCGGTGCCGATCAGCCGCAGCGTGGAGTCCCTCAACGCGGCCGTGGCCACGGGTATCAGCCTCTACGAGGTCGACCGCCTGCGGCGTCGGGCCGCCGGCGCCGGCAGCTGA
- the cysS gene encoding cysteine--tRNA ligase, whose product MSITPTESPESAGPADSAARAGEPALRLYDSAARAIVPLAPTATPGLVTIYLCGATVQGSPHIGHMRSGIAFDVLRRWLERGGQEVRLIRNVTDIDDKILSKSAAAEPPVPWWAWAQRFEREFDAAYRALGVDAPTYEPRATGHIPEMIDLVQRLLDAGHAYVGESGNVYYDVRSLPGYGSLTNQRLEDLATTEDESQLDDDVEADKRDPRDFALWKAAKPTEPADAAWDAPWGRGRPGWHLECSAMSRRYLGETFDIHGGGIDLRFPHHENEQAQSHGAGWGFARHWVHNAWVTIKGEKMSKSLGNSLVVAELLKRYDAAVLRLALGTVHHRSTVEFSEETLADAAALWERLSGAILRAYEFCDGEDANPVDAPAEQVRARTLPAEFTAAMDEDLNLAGAMAVVHATLKALNVALTQAAPSGGQGADDDLCASVTGLALDLRSQLDVLGLDPLAEPWRARVLDGAGSSQGGAAMEALDRLIRHDLAERAQARAAKDWARADALRDKLTGAGVVVEDSPSGARWHLA is encoded by the coding sequence GTGAGCATCACTCCCACTGAGTCCCCTGAGTCCGCGGGCCCCGCCGACTCCGCCGCCCGAGCGGGCGAGCCAGCCCTGCGCCTGTACGACTCCGCCGCCCGCGCGATCGTGCCGCTGGCCCCCACGGCCACCCCCGGCCTGGTGACGATCTACCTGTGTGGTGCCACCGTCCAGGGCTCGCCCCATATCGGCCACATGCGCAGCGGCATCGCCTTCGACGTCCTGCGCCGCTGGCTCGAGCGCGGCGGCCAGGAGGTCCGCCTCATCCGCAACGTCACGGACATTGACGACAAGATCCTCAGCAAGTCGGCCGCAGCCGAGCCGCCGGTGCCGTGGTGGGCCTGGGCCCAGCGCTTCGAGCGGGAGTTCGACGCCGCCTACCGTGCCCTGGGCGTGGACGCCCCCACCTATGAGCCGCGCGCCACCGGCCACATCCCCGAGATGATCGACCTGGTCCAGCGCCTGCTGGACGCCGGCCACGCCTACGTCGGAGAGTCCGGCAACGTCTACTACGACGTCCGCTCCCTGCCCGGCTACGGCTCCCTCACCAACCAGCGACTGGAGGACCTGGCCACCACCGAGGACGAGTCCCAGCTCGATGACGACGTCGAGGCCGACAAGCGCGACCCGCGCGACTTCGCCCTGTGGAAGGCCGCCAAGCCCACCGAGCCGGCCGACGCCGCCTGGGACGCCCCCTGGGGCCGGGGCCGGCCCGGCTGGCACCTGGAGTGCTCGGCCATGTCGCGCCGCTACCTGGGCGAGACCTTCGACATCCACGGCGGCGGCATCGACCTGCGTTTCCCCCACCACGAGAACGAGCAGGCCCAGTCCCACGGCGCCGGCTGGGGCTTCGCGCGCCACTGGGTCCACAACGCCTGGGTGACCATCAAGGGCGAGAAGATGAGCAAGTCGCTGGGCAACTCCCTGGTGGTGGCCGAGCTGCTCAAGCGCTACGACGCCGCCGTGCTGCGCCTGGCCCTGGGCACCGTCCACCACCGCTCCACCGTGGAGTTCTCCGAGGAGACCCTGGCCGACGCCGCCGCCCTGTGGGAGCGACTGTCCGGCGCGATCCTGCGGGCCTACGAGTTCTGCGACGGCGAGGACGCCAACCCCGTCGACGCCCCCGCCGAGCAGGTGCGCGCCCGGACCCTGCCGGCCGAGTTCACCGCCGCCATGGATGAGGACCTCAACCTGGCCGGCGCCATGGCGGTCGTCCACGCCACCCTCAAAGCCCTCAACGTGGCCCTCACCCAGGCCGCCCCGAGCGGCGGCCAGGGGGCCGACGACGACCTGTGCGCCTCGGTGACCGGCCTCGCCCTGGACCTGCGCTCCCAGCTCGACGTCCTGGGCCTGGACCCGCTGGCCGAGCCCTGGCGCGCCCGGGTGCTCGACGGCGCCGGCTCCTCCCAGGGCGGCGCCGCCATGGAGGCCCTCGACCGTCTCATCCGCCACGACCTCGCCGAGCGGGCCCAGGCCCGTGCCGCCAAGGACTGGGCGCGCGCCGACGCCCTGCGCGACAAGCTGACCGGGGCCGGCGTCGTCGTCGAGGACTCCCCCTCGGGCGCCCGCTGGCACCTGGCCTGA
- the ispF gene encoding 2-C-methyl-D-erythritol 2,4-cyclodiphosphate synthase, translating to MDATSTDVVPGDAAPAAPDSQAPAPSRARHAAGPATIALDQIAQFLPRTGIGTDVHAFAAPDSGTPMHLACLEWPGEVGLAGHSDGDVVAHACCDALFSAAGLGDLGSNFGTAEPQWKGASGTALLSEAARRVREAGFEIGNIAVQLVGERPRVAARSAEASRALSEAASARVSFCATTTDHLGFLGRTEGLLAVATALVYPRPNAVRPVVG from the coding sequence ATGGACGCCACCTCCACCGACGTCGTCCCCGGTGACGCCGCACCCGCCGCCCCTGACTCACAGGCCCCGGCACCTTCCCGGGCCCGCCACGCCGCCGGCCCAGCCACGATCGCCCTGGACCAGATCGCCCAGTTCCTGCCGCGCACCGGCATCGGCACCGACGTGCACGCCTTCGCCGCCCCCGACTCGGGCACCCCCATGCACCTGGCCTGCCTGGAGTGGCCCGGCGAGGTGGGCCTTGCCGGTCACTCCGACGGCGACGTCGTCGCCCACGCCTGCTGCGACGCCCTGTTCTCGGCCGCCGGACTGGGCGACCTGGGCTCGAACTTCGGCACCGCCGAGCCCCAGTGGAAGGGGGCCTCCGGGACTGCGCTCCTGAGCGAGGCCGCCCGCCGGGTGCGCGAGGCCGGCTTCGAGATCGGCAACATCGCCGTCCAGCTCGTGGGCGAGCGCCCGCGCGTGGCCGCCCGCTCCGCCGAGGCCTCCCGGGCGCTGTCCGAGGCCGCCTCCGCCCGGGTCTCCTTCTGCGCCACCACCACCGACCACCTGGGTTTCCTGGGCCGCACTGAGGGCCTGCTCGCCGTCGCCACAGCCCTGGTCTACCCGCGGCCCAACGCCGTTCGCCCGGTCGTGGGTTAG
- a CDS encoding DUF559 domain-containing protein, with product MPHEVESVGETVTTTAVRTAYDCAFDEPAHNALAIADSVLRRCCQPDRERPELCLEAIDRVRQEWARTLKREPRRRGVAQARAVLGLATPFSESALESAVRWLVLVLGLPIPQVQYPVDTSEGRWWVDMCWPDRRLVVEADGRKKYQGAEDLWKEKRRQDGIESQGWTVLRVSYGDMMRPDQLGAKILTKFPPAEVSRLRPRQELEWAGMRLETCLREASLLGQRLPRGSAELGL from the coding sequence ATGCCGCATGAGGTCGAGTCCGTGGGAGAGACGGTGACGACGACGGCGGTGCGCACGGCCTATGACTGCGCCTTCGACGAGCCAGCGCACAACGCGCTCGCCATTGCGGACTCGGTGCTGCGTCGCTGTTGTCAACCGGACCGGGAGCGGCCCGAGTTGTGTTTGGAGGCGATTGATCGAGTGAGGCAGGAGTGGGCCCGTACGCTCAAGCGTGAGCCGAGACGCCGCGGGGTGGCTCAGGCCCGGGCGGTGCTGGGGCTGGCGACGCCGTTCTCCGAGTCGGCGCTTGAGAGCGCAGTGCGGTGGCTGGTCCTGGTTCTGGGGCTGCCGATCCCGCAGGTGCAGTACCCCGTCGATACTTCCGAGGGGCGTTGGTGGGTGGATATGTGCTGGCCGGACAGGAGACTCGTCGTTGAGGCTGACGGCAGGAAGAAGTACCAGGGGGCTGAGGACCTGTGGAAGGAGAAACGGCGCCAGGATGGGATTGAGTCGCAGGGGTGGACGGTGCTGCGCGTGTCCTACGGAGACATGATGCGTCCAGACCAGCTCGGCGCCAAGATTCTGACGAAGTTCCCTCCTGCGGAGGTCTCGCGCCTCCGGCCCCGGCAGGAGTTGGAATGGGCGGGTATGCGTCTGGAGACCTGTCTGCGTGAGGCCTCGTTGCTGGGGCAACGGCTTCCCCGAGGGTCGGCTGAGCTTGGTCTATGA
- a CDS encoding uracil-DNA glycosylase produces MTSAKPLSEIIDPSWASALAPVEPTVHEIGERLRQEVASGVGYLPAGTDVLRAFTYPMDDVRVLIVGQDPYPTPGHPMGLSFSVAPGVKPPRSLENIFRELVSDLGVPRPTSGDLTPWCQQGVMLLNRVLTVRPGAPASHKGWGWEKVTQRAIEALVERGGPLVAILWGRPAQSLTPMLGQTPIIASPHPSPLSASRGFFGSRPFSRANTILTEMGAAPVDWRLP; encoded by the coding sequence GTGACTTCCGCCAAGCCCCTGTCTGAGATCATCGATCCCTCCTGGGCGAGCGCCCTGGCCCCCGTGGAGCCCACGGTCCATGAGATCGGGGAGCGGCTGCGCCAGGAGGTGGCCTCCGGCGTCGGGTATCTCCCAGCGGGCACCGACGTGCTGCGCGCCTTCACCTACCCGATGGATGACGTGCGCGTCCTCATCGTCGGCCAGGACCCCTACCCCACCCCGGGTCACCCCATGGGGCTGAGCTTCTCGGTGGCGCCCGGCGTCAAGCCCCCGCGCAGCCTGGAGAACATCTTCCGCGAGCTGGTCAGCGACCTGGGCGTGCCCAGGCCGACATCGGGGGACCTGACGCCGTGGTGCCAGCAGGGCGTCATGCTGCTCAACCGGGTGCTCACCGTTCGCCCGGGGGCGCCGGCCTCGCACAAGGGCTGGGGCTGGGAGAAGGTGACGCAGCGGGCGATCGAGGCCCTGGTGGAGCGCGGCGGCCCGCTCGTGGCGATCCTGTGGGGGCGGCCGGCGCAGTCGCTCACCCCGATGCTGGGGCAGACCCCCATCATCGCCTCGCCGCACCCGTCCCCGCTGTCGGCCTCGCGCGGGTTTTTCGGCTCGCGCCCCTTCAGCCGCGCCAACACGATCCTCACCGAGATGGGGGCCGCGCCCGTGGACTGGCGCCTGCCCTGA
- a CDS encoding LytR C-terminal domain-containing protein yields the protein MGVSNYDYPEDEFDVGDDDGPVPVGVHRAQVPRWRSWVPLLAIIVIVPALAWGAVTLFLNGSGGSGSSDAVSSSQPAQGGQAGGNKNADKNADSANNKAGAASAKPSASASASGNVDFTTRVTVSNGTNTEGLAKGASEKLTNGGFTAVEVIPGIYEGEEPAKSTIYFSTPEARSAAEEIGKRLGVSNVTEGTEENTQGAPIAVILRDDYKPQ from the coding sequence GTGGGCGTGAGCAACTATGACTACCCCGAGGACGAGTTCGACGTCGGCGATGATGACGGCCCGGTTCCCGTGGGCGTGCACCGGGCCCAGGTGCCCAGGTGGCGCAGCTGGGTGCCGCTGCTGGCGATCATCGTCATTGTCCCGGCGCTCGCCTGGGGCGCGGTGACGCTGTTCCTCAACGGCTCGGGAGGCTCCGGCTCGTCGGACGCGGTCTCCTCCTCTCAGCCCGCCCAGGGCGGCCAGGCCGGTGGCAACAAGAACGCGGACAAGAACGCGGACAGTGCGAACAACAAGGCCGGCGCCGCCTCGGCCAAGCCCAGCGCCTCGGCCAGCGCCTCCGGCAACGTGGACTTCACCACCAGGGTCACGGTGTCCAACGGGACGAATACCGAAGGCCTGGCCAAGGGGGCCAGCGAGAAGCTCACCAACGGCGGCTTCACGGCGGTGGAGGTCATCCCCGGGATCTATGAGGGTGAGGAGCCGGCCAAGTCGACGATCTACTTCAGTACCCCGGAGGCCCGTTCCGCCGCCGAGGAGATCGGCAAGCGCCTGGGGGTCAGCAATGTGACGGAGGGGACCGAGGAGAACACCCAGGGCGCCCCGATCGCTGTCATCCTGCGTGATGACTACAAGCCGCAGTAG